The following is a genomic window from Armatimonadota bacterium.
TGTTTACGGACTACAAGAAGATGTGCCGCGACAAGGAAGTTGACGCGGTCTTCGTCGGCACGCCCAACCAAATGCACGTCCCGATGGGGCTCGCGGCGGTGCGCAACGGCAAGCACGTCTTCATCACCAAGCCGCTCGCCGATTCCGAACGCGCCGCAACGACGCTTGTCCGCGAGGCCGAAGCCGCCGGCGTGGTCAACATGATGTCGCTCAGCACGCGCTTCGGGCGCGACTGTCAGTACCTCGGCGGCCTGATTCGCGAGGGGCAACTCGGCGAGCTGTACTACGGACGGGCGCGAAGCATCCGCCGCAGCGGCATCCCCGCGTGGAACCTCGGCTTCATCCAGAAGGGCGGCGGCGCGTTCCGCGATATGGGCGTGCACGTGCTCGACGCGGCGTGGTGGCTGCTCGGCCGACCGCGGCCGATTACTGTAACCGGAGTCGCCGGCGCGAAGTTCGGCCCGCGCGGTCTGGGCTATTGGGATTATCAGGCGCCGCCCAAGAAGGTGTGGACGCAGTACGCGAGCGATGATTACGCCGGCGGGTTCATCCGCTTCGAAGGCGGCATCGGTCTGCAGGTCGAGAGCTTCTGGGCGTCACATCAGCCCGAGGAGTTCCAGATCGAGCTGTTCGGCACCGAGGGGGGCGCGCGGTACTCGCCGCTCACGATCTACCGCACCGAGGACGGGGCGCCACAGGACGTGACAGTGAATCTGCCGCGCGGACCTTCAGGCTGGGATAACATCGCAGGACACTTCATTGATTGCATCCTCGACGCCGTGGAGTGCGCGGCACCCCTGCGCCACGGCCTGATCGTGCAGCAGATGATGGAGGCATTGCTGCGCAGTGCCGAGAGCGGAAAGGAAGTCCGCATCCGCGACGGGGCGTGACCGCCGCTGACATAATGCGAAGACATCGGGGCCGCCGGGCCGGCCGGCACTGCACCTGATTGTGCCTCGGTGCCTTGGCGGTACGATTTCAGGTTCCGAATAGGAGAGACACATGAAACTCGGCTTCATCGGGGAGAACAGTCTGGAAGGTGTCGCGCAGGACTCGCAGTTCGCCAAGGAACACGGCTACGAAGGCCTGGAGTACAACTACTGGGGCGACTTCCGCGACCTGACCGCGGATACGGTGACGAAGATGCGCGCCATCCACAGGAAGCACGGCGTGCGCGTGTGCATGCTCGGCATCTGGGGCTGGAATTACCTGTCGCCGAACGCCAAGGAGCGCGCGGAGGCGCACAAGATGCTCGACCGCGCCATCACNNNNNNNNNNNNNNNNNNNNNNNNNNNNNNNNNNNNNNNNNNNNNNNNNNNNNNNNNNNNNNNNNNNNNNNNNNNNNNNNNNNNNNNNNNNNNNNNNNNNCGCGGCATCCAATAGATCGCCATTGAGCGCCAACTGCGTGCTCGCTGGCACCTGCGCGCCGGCTTGCAGGACTGTGAAAGGTACCTCGTTACTCGTATAAGTCACCGGCGCCGCGATGGCCTCGTCGGGCAAGAAGGCCTCGGCCTCGTAGGAGAACGGTTGCCGCATGGTCGCGCGCATGAGGTATTGACCGGGCGGCAGAAGCGGGTGCAGCCACGAGTGGAAATAGTACTGATACAGGTGGGATTCACCCGGCTCAAGGCGCGCCGAGTGATCGCCCGGCGGCAAGGCCGGCTTTGGGTACGTTAGCTCGAAGCTCTGTCCGTCACTCCGCGCCGCGACACACTCGAAGCTACCCATGTTGGCTACAGGCATGTATCTCAGTGGCTGCGGACCCGCATTCGTGCACACGGTTGTAACATAGATGGGATCGCCTTCGGCGTATTGGGCATGGTCCAGCATGATCCCAAACACGAGATCGTAGGAATTCGGCCATGTCTGCTCACCCGTTGCTGGGAGCGCCCCGAAACCGAGGGCGCACGAAGCGACCACTAAGAGCATGACCAACCCGCGCCTCGGCACAATAATCCGCGCTAGCATTTCTGCTCCCTCCTCAGAAATCCACCTGGGTCGTCTCGGCTTCCACGTGGAAGTTCCTTGTATTGACATTGGCGAGGTACTGCACGGTCTGGATTACCCAATTCCCGTCCACCAGCACGCCGCGACTGGTGCCCGAATCGGTCCTATGTGGGTGAGCGGTACCCCACATAATGCAGGACGAGAAAGGATAGGTGAAGGTTAGCCAATCTGGCTGGTCATAGGCGGGATCTTCGTCGACATGTTCCACGCTTACGACATGCCCCAACTCGTGCGCGGCGACATGGCGGCAAACCGGTATGTGTACGTCCGGCTCCTGGCTCCAGTGATCGCGGATCTTCGTCACGAAAACGAAAGCCCAGCCCTCGTGTCTTCGGGCGTGGTCGGTGCCGTGGCCGATACCATTGTCGATAGTCTGGTCATGAGCGAACAGCACGCCGGCGTAATGCGGCCACCAGCCTGGCCCGTCGAAGAGGGAATGTGCTATCCAGGCCTCTTGGTCATAGGTCTGCAGCACCAATGAGCCCTGGATGCCTACCTGTTTTCGCCATAGCTCGACCCCTGCCGTCGCCAACGCAAAATCGGCCCAGTTGAGGCACTCGTCAACTCTTGCCGTCGAAAGCACCAAGGGCACTTCGTCCCATTGACCATTCTCATCCCAATCGTCGAACGGCTCGCCTGCATCGTATTGTCCATTACCGTTGACGTCGGTGTACGGTTCAGGAGGTCCGTGCATGACGTATACCGCCGTGAGCAGTTCCTTGCGCACGGGTTTGAGTCGGGTAACCGCGCCGGGGCCCGCGCCGCCGGTCACGAATCCACGGTACTCCTCCCACGCAGTATGGCTGTCCCCAGCGCCGGCATGCGTCACCTCAAACGACGCGTCGTACTGCCCGTTTCCGTTCACGTCAACCCAATCTTCCGGGCTGCCTTCCGTCGCATTCTGGATCCTGGGCTCTTCGTCCCATTCCAGATCATCCCCCGGGGCTGGCCAGGGCACATCGGCGTAGCGCTCGACCCATACCCGCGGCAAGTACGCCCCTGCCTGCGCCGGCTCATACCCTTTGCGCGGACTGGGCACCCACAGCATCGCCGGGGTAGAATGGGGACGGTCACCTATTCTCGAGAGCTCTCCTTGGAGACCGATGTGATATGCGTGCAACCGGTGGCAGACCGGAAATGTGCAGTAGCGGGAATCACCGAAAGGGAGAACGAGGAAACGCGACGATACTGTACGGGCGGGAAAAACAGAACACGGCCCGCACCCACATAGTGGCACGCGGACCGCGGTGAGCAGCCGTGTGATGGCGACGCTATTGTCTACGCCGTGGCAGACCTGGTTCACGCGTGCGAAACCCCCGGAATCGCGCGTTCAACCGTTCGCAATCACGGAGCCATAAGAGCTCGCCCCAGGCTCAATGAGCCGTATCCGGCGCCCGGGCAGAATCGTCGCGGGGCAGCCCCAGGGCTGCCTCAACCTGCCGCGGGAACTACAAGAACCTACCACCCAGCGGAGCGCTGGTCAAGACTTTGTCCGCACCAGAGCAGCGCGACCGTTTCCGGTTGCGTGCCCCCGCCGCATTGACTGGCGCCTGTCTCCCCAGGTAGAATTGATCGTCGAAGCGGACAGGGGGTAACGCGTTCATCCGCCCTCTGCCGTCTCGTCGCGGGCGAATAGCTCAGTGGGAGAGCGCTTGCCTTACAAGCAAGAGGTCGCTGGTTCGAAACCAGCTTCGCCCACCATGTCCGCGCCGACGGTGCTATCCGCCAATCCCTGGGCGTCGGCGCTGACGCATGTCATGCTGCACACGAGCGCCGTCATCCACTCGCCGGGAACCTCGCTCTTCCTGCCGCCGCACGGCGACGTACCCGAGTAGCCGGGCCGGCGCCCCGGAACTGCCGGTCTTCTCAAGCCCAGAGACGTTGCTGCCCCATGCCTACCTCGCCAGATAACCGCCGTCCACGGCCAGCGCGTGGCCGGTAACGAATGACGCGGCGTCGGAGCACAACCAGACCACAGCCTCCGCGACCTCCTCCGGCTTGCCGATGCGGCCAATGGGATGCAGCGCGCGGAATTCCTCCATCAGCTCCGGCTTCTGCGCGACGACGCCCGCCACCGTCGGCGTGTCAATCGTGCCCGGGCATACCGCATTGATGCGGACGCCGAGCTTGGAGTACTCCAGCGCGGCCGTGCGCGTGAGCTCGAGTATCCCGCCCTTCGATGCGGTGTACGCGGAGAAGTCCTGCAAGCCGCGAATGCCGGAAACCGAGGACATGTTGACGATAGCGCCCCCGCCCTGTTCGAGCATCTGCGGAATCTCGTGCTTCATGCACAGCCACACGCCTTTGAGGTTGGTATTGATGATGTGCTCCCAGTTCTCCTCGGTGCACTCAACGGTTGATCCCATTTCGCCCACGGTGCCCGCGTTGTTGAAGGCGCAGTCCAGGCGGCCGTAGTTGTCCATCGCCCTGCCCACCATGGCCTCCACCGCCGCCCCCTGCGACACATCGGTTTCGACGAAGATCGCCTCGCCCCCGTTCGCCTCTATCATCCGCACGGTCTCCTCGCCGCCGCCCACGGCAATGTCGGCGACGACCACTTTAGCGCCGTCACGAGCGAATGCCAGCGCCGTCGCCCGGCCGATGCCGGACGCCGCNNNNNNNNNNNNNNNNNNNNNNNNNNNNNNNNNNNNNNNNNNNNNNNNNNNNNNNNNNNNNNNNNNNNNNNNNNNNNNNNNNNNNNNNNNNNNNNNNNNNATGCGACGCGCTTCGTGGACTGCCTCGCAGGTCATGTTGCCTCACTCGCTCGGGCGGATACGGGGCTTCCCTAACCCGGGGCGAAGCGGCCGACGGAGCTGTGCCAGGGGGACGACCACGTCCAACTCGATCTGATCGAAGCGCAACTACGCGCGGCGGGGATACCGAGCACGCGGCGGGCGCGGTCCGCGGCGCTGTTCGTGCCTGCTTCGCGATTGGAGGAAGCGCAGCGCGTGCTGGCGGGGGAGAGCCCGACGCCTGGGCCGCCCTCCGGCACAGTTGGGTTGTCTGATCTGCACCGCCTGCGGCTGGTATGCGCGCGCTGCGAGAAGGTGACATCGGTGGATCTGTTGGAGGAACGGCCGCCGGCAACCTGTGCGTGCGGGCACGTGTTCGATTGGGGCGAGGCGGGGCCGATTATTGACCGGTACATGGACATCGTCCGCCGCATGGCGGACGCCGAGTTCGAGATCGAGTTGGAGCTGCCGGGGGCGGAGGAGTGACCCGATCCGCTGTCGCCACCACAACGAAGCCGGGCCGCGATGCCCGCTTGGTGCGCTGAGGGACCGGCTTCTCCCGGACAGCGGCGGCTAGACGCGTCGAAGTCGGCCCGAGGCGAGGATGACAGGCGTGACTGACACAGGCCAAGGCAGCGCCCAATCGGCGGTCCCGACGCGGCGCCAGCAGCTTATTGAGGTCGGCGTTTTCCTCTTCCTCTGCATGCCTGGCCTCGTACTGTCGGCATTCCGGAGCGAGCCGGCGCGCCGCGACTTCCTGCTCGACGCGATCTGGGTCTTGTGCTGGGGGCTAGGGCTGACCGCCCTGGTTCTGTTCCTTCTGTGGCGTAATCGTGAGCCGAGGAGCGCCATCGGCTGGTCGCTGAGGAAGCTCTGGACCGACATCCCTCTCGGAGTTGCGCTCTTTCTCCCCGTGCATCTCAGCGCAGCTTGGGGCTATGCACTATTCCGCTCGCTCGGACTCCCTGACGGATCGAGGCCCCTGCCCTCATACTGCGCCCCCGAGGGGCCGACGCAGCTCGTGCTTGCGGTCGTTCTAATCGCGGTTCTCGCGTTGGTAGACGAAACGATATTTCGGGGATACCTGATTCTGCGCTTTACGACGATTACGCGCAGCGCGCCCGTAGCTGTCGCGCTTGCGGCGGTTTTCTTCGCCGTCGAGCATGCGTACCAAGGGCCCGCTGGCATTGCCACTACCGGCATCGTGGGCTTGTCTCTCGGACTCATCTACGTTTGGCGTCGCACGCTCGTTGCTCCCGTTGTAGTGCATTTTCTTGCGAATGTCCTTTACATCATCGCCCCAGCTCTTTTCGCCTTGTGAAGATTCGCGGACGGGGCGTGAACCTGCGCTCAGGCCTGCGCCGGGCTTCCCGCAGGCTACCCCTTGCTCTTGAGCCACGGCGCGATGGGGATCTGCGCCTCGGTGTGGAACGGCAGTTCGACGCGCCGGCCCGTCGCCGCCGACTCGTACGCCGCCATGATGATCTCCAGCACCGCGCGCCCGTCCTCGCCCGTCTCCAGCGGCTGCGCGCCGGTCCTCACGCAGTCCACGAAGTGGACCAGTTCCTGCGGAAAGCCGTAGTTCCACGCCTCCTCGAACACGGTGAAGGTCCAGCCCTTGGTCTCGGGCGCCTTCTCCACCGCGTAGCCGTAGCCGACTTCGCTGTAGGTCTCCAGCGCGTTGCCGTGGAGGAGGTCGGCGTAGCTCACGCCGTGCGAGCCGTAGATCTCCGCGCGGTCGTCCATGCCGCCGCGCTTGGCCCAGCTCTCCTCCGCCATGCCGACCGCGCCGCCCTCGAATTCGACGAGCGCGATGGAGTTGTCATCACCCTCGGTCAAGTCGTTGTGGACGTGCGTGCCCATCTGCGCGTACACGGAAACGGCCTTCGGCTTGCCCAGCATCCAGCGGAAGAACTCGATCGCGTGGCAGCCCATGTCGAGCATCACGCCCCCGCCGGACTTCTCCACATCCCAGAACCACTCGGCGTGCGGGCCGAAGTGCTTCTCGCTGTGCTTGACGAGGTATATCTTGCCCAGCGCTCCCTCGTCCGCGAGCTGCTTCGCGCGGACGTACTTCGGTGCGAAGCACAGCTCCTCGGCGTACATCAAGCGCACCCCGGCCTGCGCGCAGGCCGCGATCATGTCGTCCGCCTCGCCCAGGTTCATGCACAGCGGCTTCTCGCAGATGACGTGCTTGCCCGCGGCGGCGGCTCCGACGGTCATCTCGGCATGCAGGTTGTTCGGAACGCACAGGTCGGCGATGCGCACCTCGTCGAGCCGGAGCGCCTCGTCGAAATCCGTGAACCAGCGCGGGATCCCGAAGCGTTCGGCGAAGGCGCGCGTCCTGGCCTCGTTTCGCCCGACGACAGCGGCAATCCGAGCGCCGGGCACCGAGCGGTTGTAGCAGTCCGCGTGGATCTCGGCGACGAATCCGCATCCGATGAGAGCGATCCCGATTTCGTCCATGTCACAGTCTCCCGGTGCGAGCGCTGAGGGTCCGCGTCAAGCCGGATGACGCGACGCCCGCTGCGCCGAGCGCATGCAGCGGCTCAGCGCGTCATCCCGGCCTATGCATTCCTCGCGGGCTCGCGGGAGCCCTGCGCGAGGCGCGGCGCTCGGGCCCGGCCGGCGCGCGAGCGAAGGATGCCCGCGGGCCGAGGCGGCGCTGCAAGCCGGAGCCCGCGCCCGGCTTCCTTGACAGGGCAAAATGGCCGAGCCTATAATGCCAACAGCAATCCGCCGCCTGGCCACAGACCATTATTCCCACGGAGGCCCCGCTTTGGATATCTGCGTCATCGGCATGGGCTATGTCGGGCTCGTCACCGCCGCGGTATTCGCCGACATGGGCAACGACGTCGTGGGCGTGGAGGTTGACGCGGAGAAGGTGGCGCGGCTGGCCGCGGGGGAGTGTCCGATCTACGAGCCGGGGCTCCAGGAGCTGCTCTCGCGAACCCTGCAGGAGGGACGCCTGTCCTTCACCGCCGACACCGCCGCCGCTGTAGCCGCGTCCGAGGTCATCTTCATCGCCGTCAACACGCCGATGGGCGACAACGGCCTTCCTGATCTGAGCCAGGTCGAGGCCGCGGCGTGTGCGATCGCGCCTGCGGCGAGCGGTCGTAAGATCGTGGTCAACAAGAGCACCGTCCCTGTCGGCACCGGCGATGTGGTCGCGCGTATCGTGGCGGACAATGCCCCGCCCGGAGCCGAGGTGGACGTCTGCTCCAATCCCGAGTTCCTGCGCGAGGGCTCGGCGATCGAGGACGCTTTCAACCCGGACCGTATCGTCATAGGCGCGTCCAATGGCGACGCGGCGAGCAAGCTGGTCGAGCTGTACGCCCCCCTCAACCGCCCGGTGATCGTTACCGACGTCGCGAGCGCCGAGATGATCAAGTACGCGAGCAACTCGTTTCTGGCAACGAAGGTCTCGTTCATCAATGTGATCGCCGACATCTGCGAAGAGGTGGGGGCCGACGTCTCGGCGGTGGCTCACGGGATGGGCGCGGACCGGCGCATCGGCCACGAATACCTCCAGCCCGGCCTGGGGTACGGCGGGTCGTGCTTGTCCCGGGACGCTGAGGCGCTGATCTCGACTGCGGCCGCGGCCGGGTGCGACTTCGCGCTGCTGCGCGCCGCGCAGGACGTCAACCACGCCCGTGTCGGGCGCTTGGTTGCGCGAATGGCCGAGGCGATGGGCGGGCTCGATGGGCGCACGGTGGGCGTGCTCGGGCTCGCTTTCAAGCCGGACACCGATGACCTGCGGGAGGCGAAGGCGGTGGAGCTGATCCGCGTGCTGCTGGAGCGCGGGGCCAAGGTGAGAGCCTACGACCCGGTGGCGATGGAGAAGTGCGCCGCCCTGCTGCCCGATGTGGCGTACGCCGAGAGCGCCGACGATGCGGCGCGCGGCTGCGACGCCCTGGTCGTCGCCACGGAATGGCACGAGTTCAAATCCATGGATCTCGCCCGCATCAAGGCGCTGATGTCCGCGCCCGTCATCTTCGACGGCCGAAACGCGTTCTCGCCGGAGCGGGTGCGCGCCCTGGGCTTTCGCTACTACGGCATCGGGCGGCCCTGAGCATGGCCATGCCGGAGCACATGCGGCACGCGAAATCCGCGAATACCGAGGCGGCGACGGACGATCCGGGTGTGACGTCTTCGCGGCGCTTGGTGTGGATCGGCGTCGCGCTAGCGCTGTTGGTGGGGCTGCCGTTTCTGACCAAGGCGTTTCACATTGACGACACGGTGGTGCTCACCGTCGCCGAGCAGATCACGCGCGATCCGGCGCGACCGTTTCATGCCTCGATCAACTGGTTCGGCGACCCCCAGCCGATCTTCCGCGAAACGACGAACCCGCCGCTGGTGTCGTACTACCTCGCGCCGGTCGTCGCCGCGTCTGGGTTCGCGGAGGTGCCGCTGCACGCGGCGATGCTGTTGTACCTCGTCATCCTTGGGGTGGCGACGGCGGCGCTGAGCCGGCGGTTTGCAGGCGGGTCGGTGTGGCCGGTGTTGTTCGTGATGCTGTCGCCGGCGGTGGTGCCGTCCACGAACGTGATGCGCGACGTGCCGCTGGCGGCGGTGTCGGCGGCCGCGGCTGCCCTGTTCATCGTCGGCGTGGATCGGCAGAGCCGGCAGCTTGTCGTGGCGGGGTCGGTAGTCGCGGGCCTCGCGGTGCTGACCAAGTACTCGGGGGCAGTGCTCCTGCCGGTGCTTGCGCTCTACGCTCTGTTGCAGCGACGCGGCCGCTACGCGCTGTGGCTCCTGCTGCCGCTCGCCATGCTCGGCCTGTGGTCGCTGCACAATCAGCTCGTGCAGGGGCGCACGCACCTCGGGTACTTGTTCGCCGAACGCCGCAACGATGTCCCGATATCCGACCGCCTTTACGCCACGGTCGTTATCGTCGGGGCGTCGCTGTACTTGCTGCCCGCCCTGGTTGCCGATGTGCTGCGGCGCAGGCGGGTCTGGCTTCTCGTGTGCGCGGTGGCCGGGGCCGGGCTCGCGTTCCTCGGCGGATGGCTGCACAATGAGCGCGAGGTCGGTTGGCAGTACACGCTGTGGCTGACCACGGGCGGAGCGCTGATCGCCCTGCTGCTCGTGCCCGGGCTGGCGGCCGCGCGGGGCGCCCTGTCACGCGACTACAGAACCGGCGCCGACACGCTGTTCCTCGCGTTGTGGGCGGGGGCGATCCTGGCGTTCGGGGTGCTGTTCGTCATGTTCCAGGCGGTGCGGCACGTCATCCCGGCGGTGCCGCCCCTCGCCCTGCTGGGTGTCCGCCTGCTGCACCGCGGGACGGCACGTGCGGCATGGCGCAGTTGGGTTCTCGGCGTGCTCGTCGCGGGGCAAGCAGCCGTGGCGTTCGCGGTCGCCGCCGCCGACTACGAGTACGCGCGGACCTACCGCGATTTCGCCCTACGCGCGCAGGAGCGCCTGCCCCGAGACGGCCGGGAGATATGGTTCTCCGGAAACTGGGGGTGGCAGCGTCACGCCCTATCCGCAGGCTTCACGCTCATCGCCGAGCACGGCCGTCTGCCGCGCGTTGGCGACCTCATCCTCATCCCCGACCGCGTGCACAGGGGTCCCCTGCCGGAGGGCCTGGAGCTGGAGCAGATCGAGGAAAAGACGTATCGAGGCCGAATACCGATTCACACCATGGTTTCCTCGGGCGCCAGCTTCTACTCGGTGACCAGCCACAGCGTGCCGTACGCGTTCACGCGGGAGCGGGACCTCGAGACGTTCCGCGTGTTCCGCGTCGAATCCGTCGCGAGGCCTGAGTCGTGACCGAACCTCGGATTTCGTTCGTCGTTCCCGTGCGCGACGAGGCGGACAACGTCGTCGTTCTGTACGACGAGATCGCCGGTGTGATGGGCGAGGTCGGAGTCGAGTGGGAGGTCATCTTCATTGACGACGGCAGCACGGACGGCACCTTCGACCGGCTGCGCGAACTGCACGCGAAGCACGCCCCGGTGCGCGTCATCCGCTTCACGCGGAACTTCGGCAAGTCGTCGGGGCTGAGCGTCGGGTTCGCGGCGGCGCGGGGCAGCATCATCATCACCCTCGACGGCGACTTGCAGGACGACCCGCGGGAGATCCCGAGGTTCCTGGAGGCGCTCGATCAGGGCTTCGACCTCGTGTCGGGGTGGAAGCGCAAGCGGCGCGACCCCGTCGGCAAGCGCGTCGCGTCGCGCATCTTCAACTGGACGATGGCGCGCCTGACCGGGCTTCGCCTCCACGACGTGAACTGCGGGTTCAAGGCCTACCGTGCGGAGGTCGCGCGCGGGCTGCGCCTGCGCCACGGCCTGCATCGCTTCATCCCCTTTCTCGCGCAGGCCAAGGGCTACCGCATCGGCGAGATCGTCGTCGCACATCGAGAGCGCGTTCACGGCCGGTCGAAGTACGGCTGGGAGCGCATCCCCCAGGCCGTGGTTGACGTTCACCTGGCATGGCTCGTCGCGCGCGGCGTCGAGCATCCGCGCCGCATTCTAATCCCGGCCGGTGCCGGGCTGCTCGTCGCCGGAGGAGCGCTGAGCGCGTTTGCCCCTGTGGGGCCGGCAGCGGCGAAGTGGCCGCTGCTCGTTTCCGGCGCGATCGTCGGGCTTGCCGGCTGTGACCTCTTAGTGATGGCGGCGCTGACTGGCCGTGCCATGGCTCGCGAGCCCGCGGGCGGAGCGTATGCCATCGCGGAGCGGCTCGATTGAGTGGCCTCCACATCTGAGAAACCGACACGCCGACGCCTCAAGCTGATCGCCTCCGTGCTGCAAAGCGCGGTGCTGGCGGCAGCGGTGGTTTACATCATCTGGGTCCTCGTTGGTGAGTGGGAGCAACTGCGAGGGCATGTGTGGAGACTGCGCGCGGGGCCGGCCCTGCTGTCGGTGCCGCTGGCGGCGGCCTGGTTCTTCCTGCGCGCGCGGCTGTGGCAGCGCATACTGTCGTGCTTCGGGCACACGCTCGCCTACCGCCGCGCGCTGCGCACGTTCGTGCTCGCCGAGCTGAGCCGGTATCTCCCGGGCACGGTGTGGCACGTGCTGAGCCGGTCCTACCTGTCGAGCCGCCAAGGCATCCCGACGCCGGTGGCCCTGACCGCGGTCATCCTCGAACTGGCTCTCGTCGCATTGGCCGCCACGGCCTTCGTTCCGCTGCGCGCGATCGGCGGACGGCACGCGTATCATAGCCTGACGCTGTGGGCGGCGGTTGCGGTTCCGCTGCTGCTCGTGCTGGCGCATCCGCGAGTCGTGATTCCACTGATCAACGCCGGGCTGCGGCGCTTCTCGCGGCCGCCGCTTCCCGCGTTGGGATACCGCGACCTATTCGGCATGCTCGCGCTGTGCGCCCTGATGTGGGCGTGCCTGTGCGCGGGGTTCGTGCTCTTGGCGTCAAGCATCACGCCGGCGGCGACGCGCGCGCCGGTAGGCGTCGCGGCGTCGTTCCCGGCGGCATGGTTCGTCGGGCTGATCGCCATCGCCGCGCCCGGCGGGATCGGCGCGCGCGAGGGGGCGCTCGTCGTGCTGCTCGGTGGGCTGCTGCCCGGCGGAATGGCAGTCGTCGTGGCGCTGGTGTCGCGGGTTTGGCTGACGGTTATCGAACTGCTCTTCGCCGCCATCGCCTGGCGCCTGCCGGAGTGAGGGGCGCCGGCGCGCCGGCCGATATTGAGGTGCGCAATGAGTATTCGACCAGCACGGCAAGCCGTCGTGACGATTGTCATCGGGATCGCGTGCGCGGTGCTCGGCTGTGTCTCCGGCGGCGGCGCGATGGCGGCCCAGGAGGGTGATGTGGCACGACCGTGGGTGCGCGAGACTGAGGAGGGCATACAAGCGGGGAACGGGCTCGTCGGCCTCGCCTTCGCCCGGCGCGGGAACGCAATCCTGCTCAGGAGCGTGACGAGGGAACCGGGCGGGCGCGAACTGCTCACCGGTTCGCGTGAGACCGACTCGCTGTGGGAGCTGGAGTTCGCCACTGCTGCCGGCGAACGCATCACGCTTTCGAGCGCGGACGCACCGGGCGCGACTTTCGACGCGCGCGCCGGCGATGACGCGGAGATTACCATTCGCTGGCCGCAGGTGACGGACGGCGGCAGCCGCGTCGGCGTCGAGGTCCGCGTGGTCATCAAGCGCGGCGATCCGGTGACCTATTGGAGCCTCAGGCTCGCGAACGCCGACGAGACGCTCCGCCCGTGGCGCGTGACGTTCCCCATCATCGCGAACGTTGACGGCATTCCGGGGACGAAGCTCGCGTTTCCGACGGGGTGGGGGATCGTCTATGATGACGCGCTGCACGCGGGCGAGATTCAGGGCACGTATCCCTCGATGACGCCGGCAATGCAGTTCATGGCGTGCTGGCAGCGTGCCGGCGGTGTGTACTTCGCGGCCCACGATCCCGCGGCGGCGCACAAGCAGTTGATCTGCACCCCCGATGTCGCGGACGGCCGGCTTCGGCTGGCGGTGGTCAACTACCCCGCGGGAATGGGGCGGCCGGTGCGCGAGTGGACGCTGCCCTACCAGGCGGCGGTCGGCGTGTTCCCCGGCAACTGGTACGACGCCGCGCGGCTGCACCGCGCCTGGGCGATTGAGCACGCGCCGTGGATGGCGAAAGGGGAGTTGCTGACACGGCGCAGCACGCCGAAATGGCTCAAGGACATAGACATCTGGTGCCTCGGCGGCGGCGGACCGGCCGAAGCGGTCGAACCGGCGAAGCGGTTTGCCGAGTACTTCGGCGTGCCGACTGCGGTGCACTGGTACAACTGGCACCAGATTCCGTTCGACGACCACTACCCCGAGTATTTCCCAACGAAAGCGGGCTTCGCGCAGGGCGTTGCGGAGCTGCAGGCGGCGGGAGTGCGCGTCATGCCGTACATCAACGGACGCCTGTGGGATCCGCGCACCGAAACCTGGACGAGCGAAAACGCCGAGGCCGCCTGCGCCAAAGACGAGCACATGAAGCGATACGAGGAGACCTATGGCTCGGGNNNNNNNNNNNNNNNNNNNNNNNNNNNNNNNNNNNNNNNNNNNNNNNNNNNNNNNNNNNNNNNNNNNNNNNNNNNNNNNNNNNNNNNNNNNNNNNNNNNNCGGCTGCTTGCGGTAGGGGTGAACCGTCACCCCATCCACGAGATCGAGCAGCCCCTGGCGGAAACACTCCTCCAGGAAGTCCATCGGGATGCCTGAGGTCGCCGGCGCCACACAGAGCGCTCCGGCATCGGCCTGCCGAA
Proteins encoded in this region:
- a CDS encoding glycosyltransferase family 2 protein, encoding MTEPRISFVVPVRDEADNVVVLYDEIAGVMGEVGVEWEVIFIDDGSTDGTFDRLRELHAKHAPVRVIRFTRNFGKSSGLSVGFAAARGSIIITLDGDLQDDPREIPRFLEALDQGFDLVSGWKRKRRDPVGKRVASRIFNWTMARLTGLRLHDVNCGFKAYRAEVARGLRLRHGLHRFIPFLAQAKGYRIGEIVVAHRERVHGRSKYGWERIPQAVVDVHLAWLVARGVEHPRRILIPAGAGLLVAGGALSAFAPVGPAAAKWPLLVSGAIVGLAGCDLLVMAALTGRAMAREPAGGAYAIAERLD
- a CDS encoding flippase-like domain-containing protein, yielding MASTSEKPTRRRLKLIASVLQSAVLAAAVVYIIWVLVGEWEQLRGHVWRLRAGPALLSVPLAAAWFFLRARLWQRILSCFGHTLAYRRALRTFVLAELSRYLPGTVWHVLSRSYLSSRQGIPTPVALTAVILELALVALAATAFVPLRAIGGRHAYHSLTLWAAVAVPLLLVLAHPRVVIPLINAGLRRFSRPPLPALGYRDLFGMLALCALMWACLCAGFVLLASSITPAATRAPVGVAASFPAAWFVGLIAIAAPGGIGAREGALVVLLGGLLPGGMAVVVALVSRVWLTVIELLFAAIAWRLPE
- a CDS encoding glycosyltransferase family 39 protein, which encodes MPEHMRHAKSANTEAATDDPGVTSSRRLVWIGVALALLVGLPFLTKAFHIDDTVVLTVAEQITRDPARPFHASINWFGDPQPIFRETTNPPLVSYYLAPVVAASGFAEVPLHAAMLLYLVILGVATAALSRRFAGGSVWPVLFVMLSPAVVPSTNVMRDVPLAAVSAAAAALFIVGVDRQSRQLVVAGSVVAGLAVLTKYSGAVLLPVLALYALLQRRGRYALWLLLPLAMLGLWSLHNQLVQGRTHLGYLFAERRNDVPISDRLYATVVIVGASLYLLPALVADVLRRRRVWLLVCAVAGAGLAFLGGWLHNEREVGWQYTLWLTTGGALIALLLVPGLAAARGALSRDYRTGADTLFLALWAGAILAFGVLFVMFQAVRHVIPAVPPLALLGVRLLHRGTARAAWRSWVLGVLVAGQAAVAFAVAAADYEYARTYRDFALRAQERLPRDGREIWFSGNWGWQRHALSAGFTLIAEHGRLPRVGDLILIPDRVHRGPLPEGLELEQIEEKTYRGRIPIHTMVSSGASFYSVTSHSVPYAFTRERDLETFRVFRVESVARPES